A segment of the Brienomyrus brachyistius isolate T26 chromosome 4, BBRACH_0.4, whole genome shotgun sequence genome:
CCTGGAATACGCCCGTGTCAtcagggaagaaaaaaatacattgatGTGATAACCTGCTtattcagtagattcaggtactcagctagcttcactttattgctgcaaACATATTAATCACTGcaataatgatccagtcattggctcttaagtatttAAAATTCAAGCGGCGACTTAATCTTTTCCAGGAAGTGTACATGGTATGATGGCAGAAGTCCTTGCTATATGCTCAGGTAAAAATTCACACAGTGCAGTAAATCCTTTTAGAGTTGAGCGTATCGCCTGGCTAACATTCCCACAGTGTCTCCTCAGGAGTCCTTTTAGACACCAAGATCTGTGGTTTCCAATTAGCACCATGAAGGTACTATGGCACAACCACAGAGTGGACCTGGGATTGTCAGTCTATGGTGTTCATGGGTATTATGGTCTGCAGCCAAGAAACAATTATTTAAAGCTTTTTCTGGATTTTACATACCTGCAATGTtggaatattttttaaatatatatgggtGACAACATTTGCCCCTACTGTTTAAAATGGTGGCGTTTGCTATATTTGGGGTCACTCTTCAAAAATTGTACTTAGAGCATAAGGTTTATCTTTTTAAGAGAAGAGCCCAGATTAGAATGCATACAGTAATCAGCACCTCGTGCCAACATGAGTAAATGAGAATAATGCTGTCAGGGGTCTTGCTTTAGATTTTGGACCCCATGAattcatatcatattgggcccccagtCCAGACCAATGCAGTTATTTTCCAGATTTTCTAGGCCCCCTGTCACTCCGGGGCCCTTGGAAGCACCCTAACTTACCCCACCTTATGGTGCCCCTGATTGCTGTTCCACAGAGAAGTGTGCAGTCATCTGTATGTGTATAGAAAACCATCTGAATGTGAGAGACATCAGAAGACAGTTATAACTATTTGGGCTTTTATTTGCCTCTTAATAGCCTtcatttatgtataattcagttTATAGATGAAGCGAAAACTTCATCACAGTCTTTCAAATGTCTTAGGGCCAGTTCATACATCAGAGCCCAGATTTTGGCTCTAGAGGATTTTTTAACACGTCTGTGTGAGCCGACTGTGCATGTGAAAGGAAATGGACTGAGTGCTTCCAGTAGGTGGCTGAAGCAGATGAGTAGCTGTAGCTATAGAAGCTGTCGACACGCAGCTGTGTGAGGAGGTGCAGAAATGCACCGATGAGCCAAAATATAATGATCAACTGCCTAATATCCTGTTGATCTTCCACATGCTGCCAAACCAGCCCAAACCTGCTGAGCCATAGACTCTACAAGACCTCTGATGGTGTCCtatggtatctggcaccaagatgtCAGCAGCAGGTCTTTTAATTCCTGCAAGTCgcatcccacagatgcttgattggattcagctgttctgctttgttcttgacccctcgtggtcccaTCATTTTGTTGTTGTCCCCTTTGTGTTCTGTTTTGGTAAATAAACAGTATTTTGTGCTGAGTTGCTCCATGGAACGTCCCTCTTTTCCCTTTGACAGAACCGGCCCTCACTGTTTTCTTGTCTCAGATCTTTATGTCACACATTAAGTGTGAGGTTGTATAAAAAAtgagtgtgagtcacatgaatGACACAGGAAACCAAGGAAGCTGAAGACATTgaagacatttttaaaaacattttccacTTGCAAGAGGTGCACTTACACTCGCAGTTTATTTTAGAGCAACTAGACATTGACAGTAAACAGTGATGGATGCCTTACTGTTAAAAGCCCATGTCTTCTGTTGGTCTTGCTGTGGTTCCCCAAAGTCCCTCTGTGTCTTTAATTTATCCTGATGTTAGATGTCTGACTCACACACCTGCCATCCCAGCACTGCTGACTGCTGGCTTTGAATGTGACCatgactgtgtctgtgtgcagtttgcaggcttcctctgttcacaatggactgacgtgcagttgaaggtttacctcactttacactgtgTGCTTCCTGCATTAGGATCTATATAATTATGCTGATGGTGAAATATTCTAATGATGAATAGTTATGCTTAAACAAGCGACAATGAAGGACCGACTTGCTGAAATGCTAAACATTCAGCCTTGTGgttttgtcacttcctgtttaaagtgtccactcccccttcactctgcctgctgtgtgtgagaatagaaacgacagagacagtgaaggtacagaggatgaggaagtgagAGTCAGGGTGTACTACTCACAGCAGGCGATCGGTACAGTGCCTGAGCATGTTTGACCCAAAAAATGTCCAGATCATTTGAAAAATGGGAATTCAGTCAATTGTTTTCcctgcaggtgctgacagtgtatCCACAGTGACCTGGGTGTCAGTACTGAGTGGAGTATCTGTCAgcatcccatgtttctatgagGACAGATATGAAACAcgtgtgaaatactggtgcagagggtatagattgaggtcatgtactcccatagtacacactgactctccacaggagggtaaagtgtcaatcagagatgattCTGACCAGctagtcttcactgtgaccatcaacaatctgacagctgaggactctggCTATTACTCATGTGGTGTGAAGATGTTTGGAGATGTAGATGTTGGATATCAGGTtcacctgtcagtcactgagggtaagataTCTGTACAAACATATGATCACTATTTTCAGGCATATATGTCTAATACAAATAAATACACATATTCATTGTATGAGCTGCAATGACAAtaacatattttattttaaatatttttttatgttttttcaaAAGGGGTGAATCTGCCAGTGTTTTCATTACACCTAgttaattgtcatgcccggctcgtccgctcctcgtgtgtgccacgccccctgattacccacgtgtatttccctgatctccagctttgtctagttacttttgattagtcctgtgtatttaagtcctggtctccccggtttcccttgtccgtcattgatatcagtcgatgttcgtgccctcgtctttgataataaaccccgttcgtcccgagtcctctctgcctctctgcctctctgcctctctgcctctctgcctctctgcctctctgcctgCCCGCctccccgcacgatcgccgctttgcccgcgatcgctgccgtacACCAGTGACAGTTAATGGTGATAATTAAATGGTAAatcttacattttatttatgtaaatgAGGTTCCAAATGTATGTTTAGTTCTGGATGACAAATGAGTCCTGGGAGAAGAAACAGTGTGAGTTTAAATGGGCGACTTCAGGGGGTTAAACAAGTAAGAAATGtaattttgtttagtttttagtTAAAGTATACATTTTATGGAAAGTGTGAATGTATACAGGAACAGTTTGGCTGATATTAAGattatattacatatattaaTTAATAAGTGTGAATCAGCAAACATTTGCATGCTAATTATGAAACTCGGTGATCAATGAGTCCTTTCCACACTGTTTGATTTTTACAAAAATACAACATTTACGTAAAAcactttttaatatttctgcAAAGTGACATATTTTGACCTACAGTGGACTGGTACTGACTCTTTATTAATATGTGTATAAATACtgtaagagggagtgagagttaaTCATCTTGGTGATGTTCATAATGTCCTTGCAGGTGTGTCTACAGTGAGCAGGGTGTCTGTACTGAgtggaggatctgtcaccatcccatgtttctatggtgacaaatataaaacacatgtgaaatactggtgcagagggtataatgtgaggtcatgtacttccacagtacacactgactctccacaggagggtaaagtgtcagtcagagatgatcctgaccagcgagtcttcactgtgaccatcaacaatctgacagctgaggactctggCACCTACTGGTGTCGTGTGGAGATCAGTGAAGCCTCAGATCCTGGAGATGAggtttacctgtcagtcactgatggtaagatgtttgTACttcagactgtagccaatgacaTGCACAGgatgtaacatgtcattcatTTACAATGGAAGAACATTAACACAAAagctgaaggaaaaaaatattttgatattcCGTAGCTTTACCTAAGTAGAATGGGctctacatttttatttcatgtaATATGATAAATGAAAAGACTGTCATTTTAAATAGGCTAATTAATAGGATAAATTGTATGTTAAGAAATGTTCATTTAGTGGACAAACATTAATATACACATGCTGTCAGGACTTacagttataaatattttattgttttgttaaTATCACAGTGTTTGTTCCTAATCTGTGTATTCAGGTTCCCCagagctgtcagtggacaaacaggaggtggcgggtgtggaaggagacagtgtcagtgttcaaTGTCGCTATGGAAACAAT
Coding sequences within it:
- the LOC125740819 gene encoding polymeric immunoglobulin receptor-like isoform X25; this encodes MDPLMLLFLLIAGLTGADSVSTVTWVSVLSGGSVTIPCFYDDRYKTHVKYWCRGNDWRSCTPIVHTDSPQEGKVSIRDDSDQLVFTVTINNLTAEDSGYYSCGVKMFGDVDVGYQVHLSVTEGVSTVSRVSVLSGGSVTIPCFYGDKYKTHVKYWCRGYNVRSCTSTVHTDSPQEGKVSVRDDPDQRVFTVTINNLTAEDSGTYWCRVEISEASDPGDEVYLSVTDGSPELSVDKQEVAGVEGDSVSVQCRYGNNDSVKLWCKFGGSCALERSGSLDGRPVLIRDDRVNRVFSVTMRGLERKDTGWYRCAAGMWQIPIHITVNQTGTGTTSIEYGRNNEKLRWEQVLGAVLKAGTGVFYLICTIIAIQLHWSTY